The Mangrovibacterium diazotrophicum DNA window GAAGGGTTTAACTTGGCAACTTTCATAAACTTTTCAATAGCCATGGCATTGTTGCCTGTTTCTTTGTAAAGTTGCGCAAGTATGTAATTATAACGGGCTTTTTCGCGTTTTTTCAGGGGTTCATTCAGTGCACTTGTTAACGCAGGGATGGCTTCTTCGTATTCTTTTTGCTTCAAATGAAAATCAGCTACTGCCAACGAGAAATCCTGATCCAGTTTCTGAGGAAAGTCCATGCTTCCGTCAATCTCCTTGATGACTTCCATTGCTTCCGAGTAGCGTTCCTGTTCGGAATAACAACGGATCAACCAAATCAGCGCTTCGTAGTGTGAAGGTTGATCGCCGTACTTGCGGATCACATAATTGAAGTTTTCCATGGCCTGCGGGAACTTCTTTTGGTAGAAGTAAGCCTTCCCCATCAGGATATAGCTGTCGTCGACCCACACATTGTACTCGTCTTTGCTTGCCAGGTTTTTATAGGCGGCAGTTCGGTTTTTACGACGTTTGGGCTTCTTGGTAATGGAATGAATTTTAATCAGTTTTGAAGCTTTTAGAATGGCATTGTCCATCTCGGCCGAAGCAATACGCTCGGTTCCTCCCATGCTCGATTTGTAAACCGGCAGTATTTGGGTGAAATCGTCGTCAACCGACTGGTCAATGCGTTCCAATCCGGCAAATAAACTTTCTTTTCCGTTGAAGTAAATGTTGTAGCGGGAAGTGACATTGTGATAAGCACGCGTAACTGCCGTATTCTTCTCGGTAGAACAGCCCCCTGCAAGCAGGAAAAGCGTAAAAAGCAAAAGAAGTTTATTTGAGAAATTGTTCTTCAATCCGGATTGTTTTAGCACTTTAGGATAAACTGAATATTGCTGATATTATTGCTTTTGGCTAGCTAAAAACCGGATGAATTCTCCCGTTGTTTTCCCTTTTTTCACCCGCAGTTTTGTACGCCGCAACAATTATACAAAAATAGGAGGAAAGAGAAGAGGGTGGAAGCCTTTGATTATTGAGATTGCCTTACAGGATTCGAACTTCCTGTTGCTGTTGTTCTCCTTCTTGAATCCGTTTTAGGTGGCAAAACAGCAGCTCGCCCGTTTGTTCATCGCGAAGGTGCATCCCGTTTCCCTGGCAGTCGGCAAAGAATTCGCAGTCGGCGCAAATGCCTGTTTTAGCCCAGCTGCGGTCGCGGTAAAGTTGGTAGCGGTTTAACCAAACTTCCTTGAAACTATCCTGATAAATATTTCCCTGAATGAAGTTCGCCCGAAGGTTTGGGCAGGCAGAGATGGAGCCATCAACAAGGACTGAAGCAATATTTACGCCGGCACGGCAAAAGAAAAAATTGTCGCGAACCTTGGTTTCGTAATCGCCCAGGAATCCTTCGCAGCCATAGTTGAGTTTGATGAGACCTTCTTTTCGAACCCGTTCAATAAAGTCGAATAACGCTTTGAATTGAGTGGGTTCTAACTGGAGCTCTTCGTGCTGTTTGGCGCGACCAATCGGGAAGATGGTGAAGATCCGCCATTCCGTAATGCCCAGTTCGACCAGGAATTCGTAGAACTGTTTTAATTCGCCGAAATTCTTCTGATTCACACAGGTCACCACATCGTAGCGCAGATCCTTCTGTTGCCGGATTTGTTTCAGAGCTTCAACGGCATTTCTGAAACTTCTTGGGTTGCCGCGCAGCCAGTTGTGAGATTCTTCCAGACCATCGAGGCTGATCGTGACAGACCGGAGCCCAGATTGCATCAGCGTGCTCATCATCGTTGCATTCATTCCCAGACCATTCGAGACCACGCCCCAGGGAAAACCACGCCGGTAAAGTGCCAGTCCAATTTCTGAAATGTCCTTTCGGAGGATGGCTTCACCGCCTGTTAACACGATCATGGTATCGTTTGGCGAAAGTAAAGGTGTAATGTCGTCAAGCGCAGCCAGAAAATCCGCTCTCGGCATGTCCGGAATAGCTACATCTTTTTGACAATCACTTCCGCAATGCAGGCAGTTTAAATTGCAGCGTAAAGTGCACTCCCAAAAAATGTAGTTGAGCTTGTGGAGCTGCTGTTCGTTTGCCCGGTGTTTGCGGTGTAACTTCAGCGCTAACCTTTTGCGAAAGGTGATTTTCGAAACACTCATTCTTTGTCTTTCAGATCAACATTCAGTGTTTTACTTGTCTCGCCTTCATACCATTCTCCTGAGCCGTTTTTGAATTCAGGGTCTACAAATTCCACTGTTGTTTCTTCGGTTTGGTATTCGCCGTTGACTGTTCCGTCAATGTCTTCAAATTTAATCAGGAAATCCTGGTCTGTCGGGAAAGTTGTGACGTTAACCTCGTAATTTCCGTTTTCATCGGTTAGCACGGTATCGCCTTGCATCGTTACCTGTATGTTGGGGATAGCAGTTTCATCTTGTTCCGATTTTACCTGCCCATTCACAATAAATTTCGCGCTTGGAGAGCCATATTCAACTTGCCCTCCGCCTCCGTCACAGCTGCTTAATCCGGCTGCGGTGCTGAATCCCAGAATAGACATCATAATTCTCAGTAA harbors:
- a CDS encoding TIGR04133 family radical SAM/SPASM protein, with translation MSVSKITFRKRLALKLHRKHRANEQQLHKLNYIFWECTLRCNLNCLHCGSDCQKDVAIPDMPRADFLAALDDITPLLSPNDTMIVLTGGEAILRKDISEIGLALYRRGFPWGVVSNGLGMNATMMSTLMQSGLRSVTISLDGLEESHNWLRGNPRSFRNAVEALKQIRQQKDLRYDVVTCVNQKNFGELKQFYEFLVELGITEWRIFTIFPIGRAKQHEELQLEPTQFKALFDFIERVRKEGLIKLNYGCEGFLGDYETKVRDNFFFCRAGVNIASVLVDGSISACPNLRANFIQGNIYQDSFKEVWLNRYQLYRDRSWAKTGICADCEFFADCQGNGMHLRDEQTGELLFCHLKRIQEGEQQQQEVRIL
- a CDS encoding radical SAM-associated putative lipoprotein, yielding MKKLKTGFLINWNRLLRIMMSILGFSTAAGLSSCDGGGGQVEYGSPSAKFIVNGQVKSEQDETAIPNIQVTMQGDTVLTDENGNYEVNVTTFPTDQDFLIKFEDIDGTVNGEYQTEETTVEFVDPEFKNGSGEWYEGETSKTLNVDLKDKE